A stretch of DNA from Tachyglossus aculeatus isolate mTacAcu1 chromosome 5, mTacAcu1.pri, whole genome shotgun sequence:
GCCTTGATGGCTGAGGCTCGTGGGAGGGAAGAGCGGGCGCTGACCATCAGAGTGGTCATTGTCAGGACAGTGGTGATACCTggattgggggggagagggagtgacAGGGGACAGAAAGGGGGACTTGGCATTGCAATTTCCTTTCCCTTACTTCTCCTGGCCCGTTCCAAAACCCAGACGGGGTGTGGGAGTCTAGGATCATTACACAAGGCCCAAATTCCTCCCCAGGAATGATGGGCTAGGAAAACCCAAAGGACACTGGACAGACCCCAGGGCCGGCCAGCCCCGATATCCCCAGCTCCAAAACCCTGGGTTGCTGGCTTCTACATccctaataatagcaatgatgataatagagcccggccttgggagtcagaaggtcttagggttctaatcccggctccgccacttgtctgctgtgtgatcttgggtaagaagtgaaatgacttacccggagaagtcatttcacttctctgggcctcagttacctcatctgtaaaatgaggatcgagactgtgagccccacgtgggacagggactgtgtccaacctgatttgcttctatccaccccagtgcttagtaccttgcctggcacacagtaagcacataataataataatggcatttattgtttactatgtgcaaagcactgttctaagcgctggggaggttacaaggtgatcgggttgtcccacagggggctcacagtcttaatccccattctacagatgaggtaactgaggccctgagaagttaagtgacttgcccaaagtcacacagctgacagttggcggagtcggcatttgaacccatgacctctgactccaaagcccatgctctttccactgagtcacgctgcttctccaaatgccataataatacttaacaaataccgtaataataattattaataataataatatttgttaagcacttactgtgtgtcatgcactgttctaagcaatggggtagatacaagataataacaataataattgtggtatttttaagtgcttactatgtgcaaggcactatactaagcgctgtggtgaattcaagcaaattggcttggacacagtccttgtcccatgtggggctcatacatggagcttaatccccattttacaggtgatggaactgaagcccagagaagtgaagtgacttgcccaaggtcacacagcagacaagcggcagagccaggattagaacccaggtccctcttactcccaggtccgtgctctatccactaagccatgctgcttctccaagcgtcacccggggctcacagtctaagttagaaggagaacaggaattgaatctttattctacagttgaggaaaccgagttcagagaagttaagtaaattgcccaaagccacacagcaggcaagtggtggagccgggattagaaccctggccctctgactcccagggctgggcgcTTTCCATAAGACCAAGAAGCTTCTCTCTGGGCTTCTCCAGGTCCAGGAATGCTAAGCCGCTTGGAGGGAAAAGAGCCGTTTACCTGCCATACCTGGTGGGCTTGGCATTACCCAGCAGCTCTATGCACTGATCTGTGAAGCCTGACTCTAGCCCAGCCTCTTGCATCCATttgccctaatcccggctccaccccttgtcagctgtgtgaccttgggcaagtcacttcacttccctgtgcctcagttccctcatctgtaaagtggggatgaagactgtgagccccacgtgggacaacctgatgaccttgttataataataatgatgaaggcatttattaagcgcttactatgtgcaaggcactgttctaagcgctggggaggttacaaggtgatcaggttgtcccacgggggggggggggtctcacagtcttcatccccattttacagatgaggtaactgaggcccagagaagtgaagtgacttgcccaaagtcacacagctgacaattggcagagccgggatttgaacccctgacctctgactccaaagcccgggctccttccactgagccacgctgcttctctagtaatgatagcatttattaagcgcttactatgtgcacagcactgttttaagcgctggggaggttacaaggtgatcaggttgtcccacggggggctcacagtcttcatccccattttacagatgaggtaacaggcccagagaagtgaagtgacttgcccaaagtcacacagctgacaactggcggagccgggattcaaacccttgacttctgactccaaagcccatgttcttgctactgagccacactgcttccttgttatccccccacagcgcttagaacagtggttggcacatagtaagcatttaacaaatattttaaaaaatcaatcaatcgtatttattgagcgcttactgtgtgcagagcactgtactaagcgcttgggaagtccaagttggcaacatatagagacagtccctacccaacagtgggctcacagtctaaaaacagtgggctcacagtctaaaaaaaaggcAGTGGCCTTCCAGGACCCTGGACTTCTGTTTTCACGACAGGAGGCTGTGTCCCCAGGACGCCTGGGTTCTGGCTGCCCTCGCCACCCCCCTCAGAGAAGCCTTCATCCAGGCCCACTGAGCACCACCTGTCTCTTCTCCTTGCTCAGTCCATCCTCACTACCCTGCCCCCAGGGCCCAGCTGAGAAGGAGCCTGGCCTAGGATGTGGAAGGGTGGcacggggagacagggaagggttTCTTCTGAGGGGGAACTTTGTTGTCTCCAGCTTCTCATTGCCACTGTCCCATTCCCGACACCTCAGCCTCATGGCTTTGTCTCCATGACTACCAGCCACCCAACCCGGGGGGAAGCAGGGCTCTACAACCGATAACCTACTCTGAATAATGATCATTAAggaatttattaaacccttatcaatcggtagtatttgctcagcatttactgtgtgcttagtaccctctactatgtgcttagtaggtactaggagaagcatcgtggttcagtggaaagagcccgggctttggagtcagaggtcatgggttcaaaacccggctccgccaactgtcagctgtgtgactttgggcaagtcactttacttctccgggcctcagttccctcatctgtaaaatggggattaagattgtgagccccccgtgggacaacctgatcaccttgtaacctccccagagcttagaacagtgctttgcacaaagtaagtgcttaataaatgctatcattattattaccaagcactgagataggtaaaggataatcaggtctggcatagtctccatccctcaagggaaacagcatggcccagtggatgggcacggcccaaggagtcagaaggacctgggttctaatcctgactctgccacttgcctgcagtgggaccctgggcaagtcacttcacttcctctgtgcctcagttcccttatctgccaaacagggattaagagtgtgagtcccatgtgggacagggactgcgtccaacatgatttgcttgtattcattcattcaattgcatttattgagtgcatactgtatgcagagcactgtactaactgcttgggagagtacaacataacaataaacagacacattccctgcctacaacatgcttgtaataattatggtatttgttaagcgctacgtgccaggcactgtactaagtacaggggtggataaaagcaaatcaggtaggacacagtccctgtcccacatggggctcacagactttatccccatttttcagatgagttaactgaggcatcgggaagttaagcgacttgcccaaggccatgcaggagacaagtgatggagctgctgtgtctatcccagcgcttaatacagtgtctggcacatagtaagtgcttaaacaccaccaGCACCTACAGGGGCTCAAACTACATGCAGCTGAGAGAGGCCGGTATTCATGTTCCAGTTCTGCCTGTCTGGTCTCTAGCGGGGTCCCCGGGCCCAGGGTCCCTGGCGCCTTTACCTAGTGACACTCGGGCAGGCACGGCCGACTGGCTGATCCAGAAGGAGACCCAGGACATGGCGACCAGCAGGACGGACGGCATGTAGGACTGGATGATGTAGACGCCGCGGTTGCGTCGCAGGTGGAAGTGCAGGCTGAGGCGGGGGAACTGACCTGCTGCCAGCCCAGCCCCATTCGGGCCCAGAAAATGGGGGGAGCCCATCAAGACCCCTTCGCCTTGGACATCCCCCCACTCTTGAGGGGAGGTCCCAGAGGGATCCCTGCTAACCCAGCCCGGTGTCTTCCCAGGGATGTTCTGGGGTGGGGAGACTGGAGATTTGCCACCCCTTCCCGGGACTCACGGTGAGAAAGAGCCGAGGAACCCAGGGAAACGGGAAATCCAGCTTGGAGCTTTGGGGCAAtggaccccttcctctccaatgcCTTCGCCTGATGCCCACCTCCCCGCGGACCCCAGCCACCCCCGCCAGCTGGAGCCCTCCAGGTACCAGATTTGAAATTCATCATCTCCGTGGTGAAGTGGAAGTTGGGGATGGTGAACTGAGCTAGCTGCAGCTTATCCAGCCCGTGGATCTGCTCCTGATTTTCGGACCAGCGGTACACGATGTCCTCAGAGGAGTAGCCGTCTGCCAGGGGACCGGGACGGAGTCCACCGCGTCGGCTGGGTGGGAGACCCccgcctctccccgctcccccccaccacccacagTTTTGGCAAACATCTGCTCCTCTCGTTGGGGGTGGTTCGGTGGCTGGCTGGAGCCCGGCTGGCACAAGCTCACCAACCCGGACAACCAGAGCCTCTGCGGGGCTTGGACTTCTGCGGCCCTATCGAATCAGATGGTCTGGAGGGGCGAGCCCATTTCTGAGATGGAAAGGGCGAGGTCTAGGGATGCTTGAGTTGGACTCAGTGGGCAGAACTGGGAGGGCCCCAGATCGGTGcgggtgaggtggagggggtgacCCAGGGCATAGGAATCCCTTTAGTGAAGTGGAACAGgtgtaggaaggggaaaggagattgaGGGTTGGGAaagaaggagcttccagtcttttGCCTTTATAGTAAGGAGAAGTTACCTCTGTAACTCTCAGCAGCTCAGTTTCCAGCCACGCTTCTTATTCTGAGCCAGCCCAACCCTCCACACAACCCCACATGAATGGAGGCTTACTGGTTCCCCAAAATTGAGAGTTGGGAGGACTAGCGTTTACAGAACCAGTGAGGGGGCAAACATAGAATTATAGTttcccaaatcccaccccaccagGGCAAGGGGCACACACTGGAGGTGGAGGGTGGCAGGGTCAAACTAAACACAAGGAAACACTACTTTTAGTGAGGTCATCAGAGGGTGAGTTGGGGTTTTGGGTGGACTATGCTGGGTCACTGCGGAGAGCatcagggatagagaggggagagtcaagggtggacaggggagtcagggatggagaggggagagtcaggggttttGGATGGTCCatattgggtcactgggggagagtcagggatgagaggggagagtcaaggatttTGGATGGTTCATGATGGGTCACAGGGGGAAAgtcaggaatggggaggggaaagtcagagatggagaggggaaaggcagggatggagaggggaaaggcagggatggagaggggaaaggcagggatggagaggggaaaggcagggatggagaggggaaaggcagggatggagaggggaaaggcagggatggagaggggaaaggcagggatggagaggggaaaggcagggatggagaggggaaaggcagggatggagaagggaaaggcagggatggagaagggaaaggcagggatGCTAGATGGTCCATTTCTAACCAGAAGAGTGGGGGTCCAGGACAAAAACTACCAAAACCACAGCCTCCAAGTAAGCTGGTACACCTTTTGGAGGCAGGGGCCAGGGCTGAATGGGCTATGGAACTGACCCCAGGGGATGTCACTAAGAGACTGCTGTTATTAGTAAACAGGCCtattccccatttctctcctagTCCCCAGGTtccacctccaattttctgagcAATTTTGATGCCTTACCCAtcatccttctctcctcccttgcaCAGCATCAGCTCAGGGATttcaacatccatatggatgGTCCTGATGACCGTCCACCCCCTGTGTCTCCAGCCACCTGCTTCCTttcactcctcaactctgccaACTTCAATCAAACAGCCACCACCCTGGACCAGGCACTTGGCATAACCCGTTTAACTACGACCTCAGCCTTCTCATCAACTTCCCCGCCattagtctctcccctctccagtccaaacttcactctccaGACAGATTCACTAAAACATTCTGCAGCCATCGCCCCATTCCTCAAAACGTTCTAATTGTGGCCGATTCCTCTTCACTTCAAGCAGAAGCTTCCGACCTTCGGCCGAAAGGTGCTCGAACAGCTCTCTCATCTATTCTTTTCTCACAACTTCccccctactcactgtgcctcattcttgtctcttccaTCACTGACCCATCTTCCCTGCTGTTTagagctccctcctacttcacatccGTCAGACCATAgctcttcctgtcttcaaggcaCTTCTGAAATTACTTCTCCTCCACGTTTTCCCCAATAAGTGTCCTGTGGTCCTCCCTACTTTTCATCTCCCCAGTTACCACTTCAGCCCTTCAGCATCATCTAAGGTCTTAAGTACTCATAACCTTTCTAACCCCTTCGCATATATCttatattaaaaatcacatctccttcaagagggattccccgactaagccctcatttcccctacacccaCTCCATTTTGGGTCACCctcgcccttggatttgtacccttttttcaccccacagcacttatgtacatatctgtaatttatttgtatgtctttctccccctgtacactgaaagctccttgtgagcagggaacatgtttatctctaggctgtaagctcattgtgggcagggagcgtgcctgcttgttatattgtactctccccaagcacttagtacaatcctctgcacacagtatgtgctcaataaatgattgaataccaactctgttatactgtactcttccaagcactcagtacagtgctctgcatacagtaagtgctcaataaatatgattgcttgattgattatatactttattattccctcctaactgtaatttattttagtgtgtctcgACCTCAAGATCTgctactccttgagggcaggggtcatgctcACTTATTCTATTACACgtgcccaagtacagtgctctgcacacagtaggtgttcaataaatactaacaattcattcaatttgtGAACTAGGTTGCAGATGAGTGAGAAGCCACGGTAGGGATGGGGGCCTTGAGGATTATGGGACtagtgtgggggttggggggaaggggttaCACCCAGACAGACGCGCTTCTCCACAGCTCGGATGCAAGGGAGCTTCGCCTGTGGCCGAGGAGGCGTTCCACCCCGGGTGGGCTTCCCCGGAGAGGGGTTGCGGGCAGGGCTGGCTTACAGCTCTCCAGTTCCAGCATGCACTCTTGCTCGTCCATGGGGTACTTGGAGAGCTCCATGTCACAGGCCACGGCGGAGGTGATTCtgccagagaaggggagggaaagcagcGGTGACTGGCCAATCTAGGCACCTCTACCCAGGCCAGGCAGTTCTCTGGCACCAGAGGTGGTGTTTAGAGAGGCTGGGCAGGGTGAAGGTGGCAATACCAAGCCTCCTCCAGAGACCGactgcccctcccttcccccaagaTTTTGGAAAGTATtaacttcttttcttcctctccacagcacatgctgatgacagagcacaggcctgggagttggaagaacccaggttctaatcccggctctgccccatcatcatcatcaatcgtatttattgagcgcttactatgtgcagagcactgtactaagcgcttgggaagtacaaattggcaacatatagagacagttcccacccaacagtgggctcacagtctaaaagggggagatagagaacaaaaccaaacatactaacaaaataaaataaataggatagatatgtacaagtaaaataaatagagtaataaatatgtacaaacatatatacatatatacaggtgctgtggggaagggaaggaggtaaaatggggggatgaaggggggacgagggggaaaagaaggaaggggctcagtctgggaaggcctcctggaggaggtgagctctcagcagggccttgaagggaggaagagagctagcttggcggaggggcagagggagggcattccaggcccgggggatgacgtgggctgggggtcgatggcgggacaggcgagaacgaggcacggtgaggagattagcagcagaggagcggagggtgcgggctgggctggagaaggagagaagggaggtgaggtaggagggggcgaggtgctgtgtcaccttgggcggggtgtgtgtgtgtgtgtgtgcatttgtgtctgcgtgtgtgtgcttgtgtgtgtgtgtgcgtgtgtgtgtgtgtgtgtgtgtgtatatgggcCAGGGGCAGAGTGGGGGTCAGGTGaccataggaagcagcatggtgtagtggatacagcatggacctgggagttcgAAGTTttggggttttaatcctggctcctccacttgtctgctgtgtggccttgggcaaatcgcttcacttctctgtgcctccgttgcctcatccataaaatagggattgagagtgtgagcctcatgtgggacggggactgtttccaacctgatttgcttgtatccaccccagcgcttaattcagtgctgggcacatagtaggagcttaacaaatagcacaattattattgttaaaactgCAAATTTGAGGGATTGTCCCAAAACATTTGGGACATATGGTGACCTAACCCCTATCCTTGCCATGGGAAGAGGCACAAAGTTCCCTCTGCCCCTGCCAGGATTCTCTCCTACAGCTCTACTGGCTGTGCAATTAAGGGCCGGTTAGACTGGATGGGCTAAAAGGCCATAGACTTCCCTGGGGAGGGGCAGTCCAGAGTCCTGAAATCCAATCCCAGCAAGGCACAGATTTGTTGggcaaccttgagcaagtgacttagcCCTGAGGCCTGGACTAGCCCCCTGGCAGGAAAGCTTCCATTGTATAAAGGCCCCCTTGGAGGCTGTTCAGCAAGTGAGAGACCAGGGGTTTATCCAGGTTTGGAAAACCCAACCCACGGGGTTAGGTATATTACTCCTCTATGGAGATGGAAATGGAGAATTCCTTCCCCCTGAGGTATCCAATATCTGGCCTGAGGCTGAATGCATCTTGTTAATGGCTTCTCTCCTGTGATGCATGGGGAAGAATaggaagagacagatggagaggaaaagtcagAGAGACGGGAGGGAGCAGGactgaagagagaggagaggcggaagtgagaaaggaagatgggagggaagtggaagaagatgaGTTAAGAGAGAGTCTATTTCCTTATGAAAATGCTGGGTCAACTAAGCACAGAGAAGGCTCAGGGGGTCCTGGTGGGGGGTGTTGGTTTTGTCTCCTGAGCACAGATGTActtatttccttcccctctcccctgcttaaaaggtctgtctccccctctaaactgaaaactcactgtgggcagggaaggtgtctgtttattgttatattgtactcttccaagtgcttaatacagtgctctgcaaatagtaagcgctgaatacaattgaatgaattaatgaatgaacttgccctaCCCCCAAGCCCTCCGCATGATGTTTCATATGTCTTCCCAGCATCCTTTTGAGGGAAAGAAAGGTTGAGATTGCTCTTCACcgggcagttgaggaaacaggcccagagaggttaagtgacttgcccatgttcacacagcaagTCAATGGCAGAAGTAAGTCCACGACCTAGCCCTCCTGCCCAGCGGCTGCCCAGAGAAAGCCGGGCCCGGCCGCCGGACAAGCCACCGGTCAGGGGTCTCCCCCTCACCTGATGCTGTAGAGGATCACCCCATCGGGCTGCAGGCGGATGAGCTTGTTTTCCACAGTCACATCGTGGAACCAGGCCGACTTGGCGTTCACGATGAACGTGTCGGGCAGCCAGAGCTTGTCGACGAAGCGGCTGTCTAGGCCCAGCGTCTCGTTGGTGTGGTTGTAAGACAGCCTGTCATCCCTCCAGCTCTGATGCAGGAAAACCGTCATGGTGTACTCCTGGAGCC
This window harbors:
- the GABRD gene encoding gamma-aminobutyric acid receptor subunit delta isoform X3, with the translated sequence MPGTSGPGLAEYTMTVFLHQSWRDDRLSYNHTNETLGLDSRFVDKLWLPDTFIVNAKSAWFHDVTVENKLIRLQPDGVILYSIRITSAVACDMELSKYPMDEQECMLELESYGYSSEDIVYRWSENQEQIHGLDKLQLAQFTIPNFHFTTEMMNFKSAGQFPRLSLHFHLRRNRGVYIIQSYMPSVLLVAMSWVSFWISQSAVPARVSLGITTVLTMTTLMVSARSSLPRASAIKALDVYFWICYVFVFAALVEYAFAHFNADYMKKQKAKVKVTKQSSELNMKNAIVLFSLSAAGVNQQLAISNRQHKIPRNLMGSYRSVEVETGQVKKQKSLKPGKREGLKSLFKPIDADTIDIYARAVFPAAFAAVNVIYWVAYTM